The Zerene cesonia ecotype Mississippi chromosome 23, Zerene_cesonia_1.1, whole genome shotgun sequence DNA segment ttaacgatgtatcaaaattatgtatttgacaaaaattaagtattcCGGTATATGAAGATTTAGCGCTGAGTTTATCGATTTTTTGTGATATtgatgataattttgtataataataagagtTTAATAACATGTTATTAGAGGTTAAATTTTACTGGTCATAATTTAAGCGTGCTCGTTGAGTTTGCgattattgttaataacaataattttatatgtataacgcATGGTTTCCGAATGCCGAtcaattatttgttgtatatgaatattggtctatttttaaatgaaattataacaaaccgcttattaatttgtaaaggtGGAGAGATTTCATAGTTTACAAGCTGCCAAAacttaatgaattataatatttatatacctactacaGTTAAGAATGACTATGAAATTTCGAAACTTAAGTATCGATTGAGTTTTAACAGAATAATTGTTTCAAGCTTTCATGAACTTATGATGTTTCAGGAATGAATTGAGCCCGTAAATTGTATACTAAAcagaatgtttgtttaaatgtcgATTAATAATATCCTAACAAAGgaatgcaataataaaaatggcggTTGTGATACGTCACGTGTGTGGCGGGAGTTGACATTTGAcagttcatttttttttatttcgttcttCTGTGTAGTATAAAATGTGCGGGTCgaaatgaaacattaaaacagAGCTAATCTTAAccgttttatgtaaaaataaattatttgtgagCCGGAGAATGTTgttatttgcatatattttatattgtaatacaaattACGGAGCGATTCATGCTCCGTTGTCGTGCAAACTTGTTTGTGACCAATTAATATTGACGCAATGTGAAATAAAgcatatttagttttatgatATTGTTGTCTTTCATTCCTGCATCTTCatctcatataatttttttgaactTTAAACACTGTTGGTAGATTAGTTTTGAGGGGttcataaaattcataaccctttcatttattttatctgttcgTCTATATATGCGTATGCAATCACCACTCTCTCTGAATGCGAATGTACTGTAGTGtagtgtataatttatagcgAAAGCGTTGCCCTCTTTAATGGAGGAAAGGtcgacgactggaaagaaggaatgaactgaTAAGGAAATGGACacgttttcataaatattttcggCAATTGCAATTCCAGTTCCAAGTCAAGTTGGAGCCAAGGCGAGCTCGTGGTAGATAAGTATGTAGTAATTGCTTCTACTTGTTATACCATGTGAATTGATTTGGAATAGAAGAGACTATGCACTTAGTTCAATCTACTACCTGTTAGACTAGGGTGGCACTCACTTGGGGCTGGACCGAGGGCCGCCACCTCTGGTTGTGGGTTATGAGGTGGGGGCTGCGAGGGAAACCTCTATAAAAGTGCGCCGGAGGGCCCCCCACGTGTATCACACGTTAGGAGGGCCTTGCGGTGTGCGCCCTCCGGTCGGATGGTGTAGGGGCCGAGGGTTTGGAGAGCGCCGATGGTGGAGTGGGGGACAATCCATCGTTGGCGTGCGGGCGGCGTAAACTTGTGTTCCAGCTTACGTCACCTCGGGGTGGTCAACCAAGCGGAAGGCCTGGAATCGCGCACCTGCTGGGTGGGACACGGAACCCAgtgggttttagtcggtaggtatccgacataacccacagcTAGTTCCCCGGGTACCGTGGGTATCTGTGCAAGATTTCtccactttaaaaaaatggcTGGCACCCACTTCACGTAAATAAGTGGGCAGCGCTTACAGTAATatattgttcataaaattacagtaatatattgttcataaaataataggcaaaatatttacatctatTCATTTAATCACAATTGTATAAcgtaagatttaaattttcattgtaacatttggtttaaattattttacaataacagCGATACAAGATGAAGTAATTATTCCATTAATTACAGTAGACAGTACATTTAAGGACATTGAATCATTTATTGGACGGCTATTACATTTTCCATTGAAAATAAGaagttaaatatttctcaattaattcactaatatttcaatgacacacaaaaataatgttttttttctcaaaCGCCAACAGTACATGTAATACATACGTATATTTAGTTTGGCATTTCATTAACTTTAATACTGATTTGTTTCAATGGGATGCACATGAATGATTTCCGTAATATTCACTTTCACTTAAtagtacaatattaaaataatccaaTGATAAAACGAGTCActacaaaaacaacaattttatctaataatagATTTGACTAGATTAAATAAGACTAGATATGGTTGGGCTGATGCCTGCTAGATTAAATGAGACTAGATATGgttgggctgatgatgaaacaTTCAATACTTATGTCTACACTTGCATAATACCAtcatttattgacataaatgGATTTTAACAGGCTTTTATTAGCTTGACCTGTAATTtagtatgtaaccgactcctttatactagattatttttgtatctatttaatgtccttatgtataataagagcaattgagacaatttagcagtggtggctcagtggtgagaacctcggacttcaaaatcgataagtccgGGTTCGAGAATATAgggcgtgcaggaaataaattgatttttcaatttatctgcgcatgtagataacatcaccactgctcgaaacggttaaggaaaacatcgtgaggaaaccggcatgtccaagaatcaaaaaagtccgacgacatgtgacatctgccaacccgcacttggtcagcgtggtggattatggcctgaaccctcataggaggcctgtgtcccagcagtgggaacatatatgggctgatgatgatgagacaATTTATTCGATTCTATCAGActatgtgttttaattttttacaatatttctttagtTCAATATTGTGGACAAATAGTGAACAGACAATTATGCACTACCTAGTAAAAGTTGGCGATTTTTGAAGCGAAGTATACAAGTGGCTgaccttataatataatcaacacttacaaattaatttgttcAACGACGAAATTTTACGTGGGTTTTTGCTTATAAATACCATAATTACTTATGTATATTCgaagatttttatatctacataatTTCGATAcgatataaaagatatataagtACGTATCGACACAAATTGTAGATGTTTTTTGTGACTATTAAACCAGAATTGTTGATAACATAACTGCAATAACTCTTTTATACCATGGAAAATTCATTGCAAGTGGGTGCATTAATGCTGttgacatataaataatgccattatgtataattttaatacttcacaaattgaatatttacttccaattaaaaatacatttatctacttatattaaataacgttattcacagtattataacatataatcgGAAATTTGTTTggaaagatattaaaaatggaaaacTGAATATACAATGGAATATAAAGGAATCTTTACTTAAgcgacaaacaaacaactatctaacatagtaatataataacaatagaaaatataaatattgaagtttGTTCAATTAAGATCATAGTTCGTTTAAGTAGGAACTTTATTTTTCGGGGTTTCTCATagcatttatatgtttaagaGATGAGAAGCAATTTAATTCACTTAACACATACACAAcatttatacaacaaaaataaatatataaatcgcaTTAGGCCTAATCATTTTCTATtacactaattataaaaatatgacaattaaaacgagtatttttttttaatttttaagatttttaaacaataaaaacaaagtaacAAGATTCCAggtacaaaaacataaaaaatctttaaaaaattcatgacCTAACTTTACTattctaaacaaaatattacaaaccaaataaacacacacatcataTTAATTCAAGTATTCGATGAACTTAGAAGACAACATGTTTTATGTTCAGAGACGAAAACACTTATTCTAAGTAGGAATAGAAAATAATCCATTCTTTTTATCTACAAATTTgaactattatttatctatgagCAATAATTTTTACTCTGTGCGATTATGAGTCCTTTGATAGTCTGTGACCATGTCTCGCACTCTGTTCCTGACAGTTTCAAGCGCCGCGTACATGTTCGGCGTGAATGGATCGAAAtctctatatttttttctccTTCTATATATACCTTCTTTGTTGTACATCGCGCAATTCATGTCCTcctagaataaaattaaactattaaacatATGCACTTGTTTTGACATCAATTAAACACAGAAAAaagctaatatttattattataccgttatttatatgtttaactGACTTCAGAAAAAGGAGCAGGTAActaaattagtatatatttaattttaagttttatagcatttttgtTGTAAACGAGTTATACAAGGGTGGTAGTCCATTATAAGCAAACCAAGGTCTGACGATGGAATCCAAGAGAAATTGAGACATTGGCGAATCCAGGCGACAACTGGGAACTCCACAACGATTAATAGCAGTTACCTTTCGTTTTGACTTgcataattttgtattgattaaaACCTGCCACTTAgacataatgttttataacaatactCGTATAAGGAACAGTCCTTCAGTACGATTTCTAAAGATATATTGTACAgggtatatgtatgtatatggtACTTTTATGCGATGTTGAAAAAGACAGCTAAAGCAAATCCTCATTAGTTCACGTCTTAAGAAGACAATCAGTCATTTAAGGAGGGGTGTAATCGCCCTGGACATTCACACAACATCCAATATACTTTATGCAATAATCCTATcgtacttcctactaatattatacatgctaaagtttgtaaggatgtgtgtgtgtgtttattgctctttcacgcaaaaattactgaactgGTTGCAAAGAAAGCAggactactggaataacatataggtaactttctatatcgatattcctacggggtacggacttgcgccggtgaaaccgcggggcgcagctagttatacaaTAAAACCCACCTCTGTAACTGTATGATTTAAGAAGTCCAAAATACCCTGTAGGGTTTGCCGAGTTCTATCCACCAGAGTCTCGTAGAACACAATATGAATGGGTCCCGGAAAGTTGTTCAACCAATGTTTGTGGGTGCTCTCCCAAGATCTCAGCTCAATGGACACATAGGTCGCCCAGTctgaaatatcaattaattgtttactAATGTTTCACTACGGTGTGGGGTGGCTCAATTCATGTCAAATGtccataataaaaacattattagaaataatatgtatatatgtatatattgttttttcttacatgatttatttttattaatattatatcttattacatCTATGTATTTGCTATGCTATatacttatctatattaattaaacttatatctATAGTATACACCACCTACCTATACGCtttctatgtattatttcGTAGTTTTGGTTACCTGGAAGAGATGGCTCTGTAGCCATATTGTGcaacttgtatttttagtctgtacttttgatatatttcctattggtgtgtacaataaagttttattcattcattcattatttaaaatttgaaataaatttgttccaatatgaacaaatatatgtaatatatgtatcactaaaaaaataagaaatgcgAAATAACTCTGTGTGTGgttcttcttcacgcctactACGCTTACgcaccactgaaccgatttaaatgaaattttgtacagaaaTGGTATAATATCTGAGAAAGGACATATATCGAAAATCCTATAGGAACAGGAATAACCTCACTGAAAACTGAAGTATGAATATTGCTTTACAAAGAAATGCTTTTGGGAATTGagcttatttgtattatataataacgatTATTAGATAGGAATGCTATGTACACTAAACGTTTGTAACAACTGGCTCGAcccataattataaaaaacgtttatttggTAGGATGACACTAAATTGTAATCTTGAAAGTTTGTTATAACCCTCAGTGATAGGGTTCCTGAATCCGCTAGTCTAGCTATAACTAGCCTTTGTctgcggctttgcacgcgttttATTCGGAGTAAAGTCAATTTCCCTATATCTTTTATTGTGGACTATCCATAAACATATACCATCGGGGAGTCTTCTGTAGATCTATtcaggtatataatatttagtacattatattgataaacCTGCCTATTGAAccattctattaaaaaaaccccatcgaAATCTATtgcgttattttaaagatctaagcatacagacacacagacggcggaaagcgactaTGTTTTGTGCAGTGAAGTGATTAACTTACCGGATTTATGTTCCCTTGTTTTCCTTTTGAATGCAGACTTTGGAGCGGTGCCTATATGGCCTTTGTGGATTCTGTTAAAATCAGCCTGTAATTAACACggaattattgtaattttatttaaatacaacctCTTTTTTACTCTTTGGCAGTGTATTAGCTTCAAtctaagataaaaaataaaaattgtaagttatataaaatacagtgtTATCTACCTCTTAGTATTCtgaatatttacatttgttaattaaatttataattaaataatgtcctattttaaaatgcaattaaacattaactataatctattttcctaaaattcttttttatataagtttcaCAGACAATAATTGCATTCAAAACAAACTTAAATGGAGCCAGCATTATTGCATcgtactaatactataaatgcgaaattttgtaagtatcAATGGatggttgttatttttttctctttcacgtaaaactactaaatggattgctgaaattttacaataatatagctacATAATAAGTCaagagctatataaatacatgcCATTGGTTTCGtcagcgggtgaaaccgcgcggcgcagcttgTATAAAAGAAGGCAATAGATGGAGAatatttctcttatttttaAGGATAGAATTAGTAAAGTATGCAGGTGAAAAGTATCCATCTCCAGTCTCTCTGTACGAAGTCTTAAACAGATCCATTCAGCTGTTTTcatgtgaaagagcaacaaacatacatctgTACATTCTAACtaacttttatgtatataacattagtaggattaaaacAAGTGGAGGGATATTTTTGATTATCCAGCAGAGCCGGCCGTCAAGTCTGATATAAGTGGACTCAAAAAAAgtgggataaaaaataaaataatcaaaaataaaataaatctaaccTTGTATAGGTattgattttgtaaattatttcatgtcTAGGTTAGAtagtttatcataatatactgGTTATAAGCATGGTGTACAGCGGGACAAActgaaaatacaaacaaaataaaaagccaTTAGATAGTATGACAATTAggcaaaaaaacaatacaaatatattaaatacataatatgttaagcAAATACAACTTGTTTGAAAGAAGtactagtaatataattttgatttgtcaattataaataaatacagctcTATTACTAGCATGCAAAACACAGCATGCATGTGTCTAGGTCGATAttggtaataaaaaacaacatgtAAACTCATgtggataaataaaaaataaaaaaaaatcattaactaCTTTTTGAGttaataaaatgcatacatacattaagTCAAcagcaattaaaaacaatcattttCAAATGATTTCTCATTATGAATATGAACAATGCATACtggagtttatttattaccatttTTGAAATTACCTCAAACATAAAGGCAAATTGAGATAAACTATACTATTTCATACCAATATGGCATCTCTAGGATTCCTTATAAGGAGTATAGCCGCTTGAAATTTATGATCTGATGGAGGGCCTTCATGTGTTTTAACAACCAATACTGATCCATTAGTCACATTCTCTGCTGGGAAGCCATGCACTCTTAAACCATAATCCATGTATATTGAGCCTGTCATAATACCTGCAAGAAGTTGTAGTAatgaatattaacataaaaaaccaaccagtttcatacaaactactaaatatacaaaaattttctaaatatagtAAACGAAAGAGTTCTGCCAATGTTGAATCAGATTAAATAGTTAATGCTATCATATAATCCAATACAAGTTCATTGAGACATGATCTAGAACTATTATttgttagtattattattagtttctaCTGGTATTGTATAATGGATTtgaacaaaattgtaaaagtaTGTAAAAGACCAATTTTGGAATGGAATGATAAATGCCTTAATCTATGCTATTAAGATAGAGTATTTGGTAcatgaaatgtataataattatataaggcTCTAACCCTGATGGTAatcatattatgaatattcaattaaattatcaccTACTGGGGAAATGTACCTTCTTTAATCTCAATCATTTTGTagcaataacaaaaatgaCGAACCTGTAACTTGTTGCAAGAGATATCTTAACCAAGTGTTGCCGCTTCCAGGATAGGACACCAATGCTACGACACTATTAGATGGTGGAATACGAAATCTCAATTCTTTACACCAGTTTACGTTTGGCTGTCTCAAAGATAGACGATTTGCGTAACTTCCTCcataataagaatttttagcACCATATAACGGGCTTAACATGACTATAATTATGGAGAAATGCACTGTAGCCACGATAGctgctaataaaaatatccaccTCCTAGACATCGCTGATGACGATTCTACATTTTTGTGTTAAGTCCGTTAAGTTATCTATTTCATTATGGTGAGATTGACGGGCTATTATTACAGTATTAAGAttctatatttacatttaaaattaaaccgtATTTCGAAGAACATATCATTGTGGTATCGAtgttttgatatgaaatttacAATAGCGAAATGTCAGACGTCAGTGTACTTAACATTGACAAATCTTTCGCTCAATGCCAGATACGTTCCATTTTCTTCAGAATCGAATAAACTCCgcttgaatttttaattgcaactctaatattaataacaatgttttatttataaaccaaaTTTTCACCTATAGCATTCAAAGgttatttaatagaattacTTTACGAAATCCGCATTATAATGCtacaaatgattaaaaatttcgATAAATTTTCTCATGATTGACACCTCGTCggaaataaagtttaatatatatgatataaggaaaattgaaataaattttaatatacatgttttttaataaaaatatgaacatatttttatttaattttttgtctaGGTCATTGTGATACATGAGTGTAGCGTATTTTACGTAAAATGGTATGGCAATTCTCTACATTGCCCAAACAGATTTCCACATACATTTGTAAAGGTAATACTTTTGCAGAGCTAATTTGCTGCAATACTTTTCTTGCTTGCAAAAGATCTCCTCGTAAGATATTGCAGACAGCTGCCTTTGCCCATACTGCGACTCCAATAACATCCCGCATTTGATCAGGTAATCCAGATACTAATTCATGTATCATTGTTGGCTGTAAGTGTTCTATTGCTTCAACAGTTTTATCAAGAATAATTAAAGCTTCTGCTGCATAGATGTGTGCCCAGGTTTTATGGCTCTTAGATGCATCAGCCTGACTTAAAAGTTCATTAGCACTTACTAGGGCTGCCAGAGGGTCCTGGAGATGTAAAAAGATATAACTTTGTAGAACTAATATGGAATTCTTTAATTCACATCTCTGCTTCCAGTTGATCGCTTGACCTGGTGGTGCTTGTATCATTGGTACTGACACATCTACAGGTGGATCTTGATTAGGCAGAAGTGTAATAGCATTTTTCAAGCAAAGTGCAGCAAACTCTAACGAAAGCGATGGAATGGCAAAGGATTCACCGGACGATGAATATTTCTCCTTTTCCTTAGCAACAAGGACTCTGGTATGGGATCCACTACCAagttttttaactataaactTCTGAGCCTCATCGCAGCAACATTTCTTAATGCAACACTCGGCTAATCTTACCCAGACTTGAGGGTTATTGGGGTAATGCCTTGCAGCTTCAACGAGACACTCAAAAGCTCCTTCGGTGTTCTTTGTAGCCAACAATGCTAATCCTagattatacacatatattgGTCTGTCCTTAGACACAATTAATCTTTCGCTATCTTCACTCTCCATAGTTTTAAAGTGTTCTTTTAAtgcattttgaaaatatttagtagctatatatggtttttttattgataaaaaaataacacctagattattatttattgttgccCAAATGTCTTCACCCTCACTTCTGACATCATAATTATACTGTAATGTTCTATAAAGTCCTAAAGTATTTGCAGCTTCATTGATATTGCCATTAAGATACTGTTCCTGGGCTATGATACAAACATTCTCTATAGAATCAGCCTTCAATTGTATCTTCTGCCCGAGGAATATTTGAGCCCTGCTAACCAAACGCTGATATAAATCACTTACTTCGTTATTCGATTTTAAGCCGTCACCTTGTGTTTTTGCTATTTCTAATGTTTTATCATATGTGCGCCTACATAGTGTACATTCCAATAAGAGCAATACTACTTGCCGTAGTAACTTTTTGTccttaattagttttaaagctAACAGCTTTTCTAGAATCGTAGCACTCTGGTAATAGTAACGTGAGTGGTATAAGACCACTGCATAGTTATAAATCGCGAAAGGCGATGCTGTTTCTTTGATATCTTCGTCAGGAAAAGAAACGCCCGTACAGTCTGATAATGCTGATTTGAACTTGGTCACATTTTTCATATCACTAGCTGCTAGCTCCACTATAGCTTTGTTATGTTGTATACGTTTCAACAAGACACTATTATTTCCAACAAGATTTTCTAATTCATTAAGATGTTGTAGTGCGGACGTATAGTCCTTATTCAGATAACATTGATGAGCTAATACAGCGGGTTCATCAGTAGTGTTTGccattatgatattaaaataataataagggaAGGGTGAccgaaaatatattactttatgtttataacaaaataaactagaTAAAGTATGAACCAAACGTCAACGTCGCATACCTTATGTCGTAGCCCTATGTCAATGAGATTGACTTTGAcagatatttttcaaaaaatccCTAACGTCGTAACGTGTACGagtcgaacacgcttcggcTCGAATTGGGACATCTCACcgaattattatactattctttggacagctcgcaccggagaagtacTTAATGCTAATGCATGCTAATGTTTTTCGTTCCGTGAATgggggggagccggaggctcaTTTCCAATTTCTCATCCTTTCCagtttttttcctttattcctctcatcaatcctttcttaatccctttccgaTTTAAAGTCGACAACCATTTGTAGAAGTGTGAGGTCTGCGATCGACCATACGCTGGCGACAAGgacctaaaaaatataaagaattttcattttatacagcATAAGCTTTgtcaattaattgttactgATTTGTACGTGATTGGTCCCTATGAATAACtcacatttacatttacatatatttgtaccaaaatctccattttattatacaaataacaatttttttatcatacactagctgcacgccccggctccgcccgggtagtcatttatcgtaattgaaataatataaacaatcctatctctcaagttggatcaaactgcacatggtgtgcgaattttattataatcggttaagtggtttaggagtccattgaagacaaacattgtgacacgagatttatatatattaagaaagatAAGTGAACTCCATTTGGATGTTGATAAATTTTGATGCTCTATAAATTTT contains these protein-coding regions:
- the LOC119836237 gene encoding WSCD family member AAEL009094, giving the protein MSRRWIFLLAAIVATVHFSIIIVMLSPLYGAKNSYYGGSYANRLSLRQPNVNWCKELRFRIPPSNSVVALVSYPGSGNTWLRYLLQQVTGIMTGSIYMDYGLRVHGFPAENVTNGSVLVVKTHEGPPSDHKFQAAILLIRNPRDAILADFNRIHKGHIGTAPKSAFKRKTREHKSDWATYVSIELRSWESTHKHWLNNFPGPIHIVFYETLVDRTRQTLQGILDFLNHTVTEEDMNCAMYNKEGIYRRRKKYRDFDPFTPNMYAALETVRNRVRDMVTDYQRTHNRTE
- the LOC119836284 gene encoding CCR4-NOT transcription complex subunit 10, whose translation is MANTTDEPAVLAHQCYLNKDYTSALQHLNELENLVGNNSVLLKRIQHNKAIVELAASDMKNVTKFKSALSDCTGVSFPDEDIKETASPFAIYNYAVVLYHSRYYYQSATILEKLLALKLIKDKKLLRQVVLLLLECTLCRRTYDKTLEIAKTQGDGLKSNNEVSDLYQRLVSRAQIFLGQKIQLKADSIENVCIIAQEQYLNGNINEAANTLGLYRTLQYNYDVRSEGEDIWATINNNLGVIFLSIKKPYIATKYFQNALKEHFKTMESEDSERLIVSKDRPIYVYNLGLALLATKNTEGAFECLVEAARHYPNNPQVWVRLAECCIKKCCCDEAQKFIVKKLGSGSHTRVLVAKEKEKYSSSGESFAIPSLSLEFAALCLKNAITLLPNQDPPVDVSVPMIQAPPGQAINWKQRCELKNSILVLQSYIFLHLQDPLAALVSANELLSQADASKSHKTWAHIYAAEALIILDKTVEAIEHLQPTMIHELVSGLPDQMRDVIGVAVWAKAAVCNILRGDLLQARKVLQQISSAKVLPLQMYVEICLGNVENCHTILRKIRYTHVSQ